The Balaenoptera acutorostrata chromosome 6, mBalAcu1.1, whole genome shotgun sequence genome includes the window TTATTTAACTACTATAGGTACCCAGTTTTACTGTTAGAATAAGACAGGCTCATGTTTAAGTCCCAGCTTTGACACTTACTGGGAGATTTGACCCAGTTACCTACTTTCTGCGTGTTCATTTTCCTCAAACACAGAAGGGAGACAATCCTGACATCATGAGATTGTTGTTGATGAGGATTTTATCAGCAATTTATGAAAAAAGGACTACTGTAAAAAACCTACAGGGTCTATATTAATTGGAAATTGAATAATATATAACCTGGAAAGAACAAATTTGACAAGTATGCAATACGTATAATAACAAAGGAAATCTGGGGGAAATCATTTCTTGAGTATAGGCATTTTAAAGTTACAAGTAGAAAGACTTTTTGATTCATATTGTCAAGTGTTTAGTGCAGAAACCTATATCATTACAAAGAACAGTTTGAAATCTCAATAAGATTCACTCACTAGGAATCATCAAGGTAAAAGAAATGTAGGGGATTAATAATACATCAAAACTAAATGTTCAGTACGAGTGATATTTTCATATGTCATTTCAGAAAATTAAGAGATTATTTACCCATCCCAGGATGAAAGGATCTATTAGACTATTAGACTTCTTAAGGGAAGAGTGACTCTACTTCCCACtctatccacccacccacccatccatccatccatccatccatccattgtaTGCATCTATGTCTTTATATATCCTAGAATTGTAAAATTCATGCAGTAAGCATCAACAAAATCTCAAAATACTATTAAATTTAGGACACCTTAACCTCTAATCACCTCCATACCTAATCTCAATTATTCTTTGAAATTTGGGAGAATCATACATATAATTACACAACTTAGTCTACAGCTTGAGTTAGAATCACTGATGACAAAATGCTGATCTATGAACAGCAAATTTAACTGAACAGATTGCATAGAGTTGGGGCTTCCAAATGATTGTCATGAGAAGTGTGTGACTAACAGTATTGTTGATTTCACGCTAGGACATTGTGGCCTAGAAATAATGCCTAGCTTTGTCCCAAGCATTTTGTTCAACCTAACATACAAACAGTAATAAACCTCAGCGTCTTCTGAAAAATGAATCTTTGAAACATTTAAGAATACAAGCAACAAAATTAGCTAGTATCAGACTTTGGTTTATTGTAAAATTTAGCAAAGTTTATCTTGTAATCCCTGACCCCTTGCTctgaaaacagaagcaaaaacatAATTATTGCTTATTCTTTTCCCCCTACCTTATTTGTGCCACtgtgaaagaagggagaaaaatcgctgtaataaataaaaatagagacatAAGAGAGACAAAGATAAATCAGTCCAGGTGAGAAATACTAGGAGCAACAGAAATACCATCAAGCCGTTCAAAATAAGCTTCTTTTTAAAAGgttgtcatattttaaaaaatcacaccaAAAATATAGCAGCGGAGAAGAAGGATAAATACAAGTTAATTGCACACCAATCCCATGCAAAAGACTGGGTCATTAGCCAAAGCAGTAGTATTCAGAATCCAATTTGGGACGCTTGTGCAGTGCGTGTGCGTCCCCTATGACTGAGTTGTCACTGAAGTGGTCCAAGTCTGACGGGGTCTGATGGCCTGGGACGTCATCTGCCAAAGTGTCCAGGTAGCTCCCCACGGAGATGCCATCCAGCCCGTCGCTGCCATCATGGAGGCTGTTGTAGCTGCCATATAAGGAGGTGCTCTGACTCTCCAGTAAGCTGCACAGGCTGCCGCTGAGACTGCTGCCTCGGCTGGTGATGGTGGCTTTCTCTTCAATCATCCACTTGATGGACTCAATGCTCTCGTTGATGAGGAGCAACTGGCGCATAAGCCTGCCATCTGTGGCTCTGAGGTTAACCTACGGaggacagggagagaggagagaccgGCCGGTTATACGATGTTCTTGAAAGACCCGAAAGGCATTTAAATTCTGTCTTCTGCAGTCCGTGATTTTAAATtcatagaataaaataccaaTTCACTTGAGTGCAGGATCTTTTTGAAAACTGCTGACCAATGGTAGGCGTCTTAATCAAAGAACTCACTTCCTGTCAGCCCCAATCAGGCTCCAAAAGCACAAAAAAACTCCAACTGCATCCCTGACCCTAACCAAGCTGCCTGGAAATAACCTATTGAATGTCAGATTCTGTCAAGAAACTTATTCTCTCTCTGGCCAGATTAATAGTTTATCCATGTTAATTGAGACTATGTGTGTGGATAttgagaggtggggagaggaggaatgtGTATAAATTAAGGAATCATTATCGTCATTGCAGCAGCTCCTATTTTTTGAGTGATGTTGTGGCAAGCACCATTACAAAACCTCAACACTCATTATAACAGTCACCCTGTGCcctaggtattattatttttatccccattttatagatgaagaaactgaaatctacaaaaaaaaagttaagagtaCAGAAAAGGTCTGCACTTTTTATGACTAtattgacaaatatataatgctgaataatgcttttatttttaagaagaaccAAAGTGTTTTAATATTCCCTGAATCCAAAAGTGTGCTGATACACAAGGCCAATCCACTCTACACAATGGATGTACAGATGTTTTCTGTAGATCTGATTATTTGCTTCAAATTTGTCAAGGGCAGTCCCAATCAAAATTGGATATGAGACTCGGGGAAGGTTCTAGAACTCCCCAAAGGGCTTTCTGGGTGTATAGTCTTTTTGATGGTTTTAAGTTACTTCAGAGAAATCTGTCTTCTCAGCCACAAAGCAGAATTTCTTTGTAGGCCCTACAGTTCAATGGGAATATATGTTAACATCAAGGGTGTGGTGGTTCTGGGGAAGTTGGGGAAAGCGAGGCTGCAAGAAGTTTCATGATAGCCCTTGTCCTTGTTGGAACTGAAGAAATAAGGCTCCTACGAAAATGCCGGGGCCTGGACGGGGAGGCAGAGACAAATTTGGCCACCAGAGGGCCTAGTCACACTCATTATGGTTTGAAAGGGATTCCAGTTTCTTCTGTTGGGGTCTTTAACCCAAGAGGCTGTACTTTGCTAATTCTCTCTTTAAGACCCAGGACTAATTCAGATTTGTGGGTTTTTAGAATTCTCAAAGGCACTCAGTCGTGAGTGACTCAAGCCATAAGGGAGAAAGAAGCCTATTGTCTTCAAATGTATGCATTcatattgtaaaaatatttccTGGGTAGGAGTTAATCTATAACTGAAGGGGAACTTTGGATTGAGTGAATATGATAAACAGACATTGGGACCGATGGAATTTCTACAGTGACTTCAAAGATGTAAGATTATAggttgaaatgtgtgtgtgtgcatgtatatgcacacacgtacgtatgtatgtataaatataaaaagcatgAAGTACAGTTTAAAAACCCTTAATTTTGCTaggatattaaataaaataacttgtgTGACTACCTTATCTTCTCTGAGAAATGCACCAAAAATGCATAGGGGGTCAGCAATGAAAATCATTTCTCTCTGAGGTATTCATGAGCAGAACTTAGTAAGTCTTGAGATGCTTTTCTATTTGTGGTGTTGTCTCAATGACCTTGCAGTAATGTTGTGTGGGGGAAGGATGTTTTTTGGCAATCTTCGTATTCAAATACTCCCCATACTCTGTGAGTCATCAAGATGCTGTTCAAATTACAAGtgatacaacaaatatttacagatcaTCCACAATTTGCTTACATCCACTGAGGAGCCTAGAAAATAAATAGGAGCCaaagtcttacaaaattcttCAGTTAGGCATCTGTAGCTGATAAAACTTGCTGTGCCCATTGTAGGCATGGTGCAATATAAGTGTGACCATTTCCCGACAGCCCCGCAAATGAACCACAGCTGCATTTGTTCACGTGCCCACGCTGTCCTGTGAAAATGTTCCCGCGTGTGCCCAGCTCTGGGCGTGTTCACTGTTACTCCCCTCACTTGAAATACTCTCTTGTTCTCCAGATCCTCCCCATTCTTGAAGTTCTACTTCTTCCATCAAGCACCACTTGCTGATTCTAGCCTCTTCTGCTGGCCCGCTTAACCTCTACATCCTTTTAGTTTGTATCTAACAGTATATCTTAATTTTGTACACTTACGTTGCTACCCATTATTGTGTCTTCTCACTGGTTCTTCAGGTAAGCTTTCAGTTCCTTAAAGAAGCCATGTCTTACATTTCGTCCATCTCTTAAGGTCTGTCTTATGCatggattgcttttttttttggaaatagtcATAATTTTAGGATCTGAGAAAGTTCAGCTCTTGAGACAATAATAATACACATTCCCAGCAACTGTGTCAACTGGGGGTTAAAACATACTTAGGATAGTTTTTTCCAGCAGTTTTTGTCTGAGCTACACAGTGGCTGCATCACATAAAAATTGTTCAGTTTTGTTGAGCAATATGAATGAGAGGGGAGTAGACGCTGAAGTGACAAAAGCTTCCTTTGACCAtgaatgatttatttaaataaaaaaaaattcttttcttctgaaaGCAAACATTCACAGGCCATTGAACCACTGTTAGGGGAAAAATGACGAAAGCGAGTCACTTAGAACGTGTTGATCTGGCTGATAATGATTACAGACTTAACTGTCTAACCCTGTGTCCTCCTGGGGAAAGAGTAAACAGCTTCCCACCGTGGGAGCCCTGGGCCATCTGATTCACACGGCTTCCTGCCCATTACCTGGCGCTCCAGGCCACTTCACACTGCTTTCTCCTGGAACTAAGGTGCGATTATGCTACTGCTGATGAACCTTCAAAGTAGGAACAATTCACCACAAGACTAAATCACAGtgtggcttctgtctccaatagctGCCCTGCCTTTCCTCACTGTTACTATGTCAGCCCTTAGGAAGTCTGGCCATCCATTAAAAAGACAGTAGACTTGCCCCTTGGGCAGAAATATGTGTGGTTTTCTCACTTGAGGTCATATAAGATCCCAGGGCTTTACTCTGAGGATATTGGGAGTTGGGAGGCCCTCCTCATTGTCTGAGGTTAAGTGACCCCTCCTTGGAGAGCCCCTTCCTGATCAATCATGGTATCCAATCCCCATGCTTAGTTGTACCCAACATTTCTATGTTTTTATGTTCCCTCATAATACTTATGACTAGTGGAAATCATCCtgcttattatttttacttattattttctgtatccCACATGAGCTTGTAAACATCACAGTGAAGGGGACTTGGTCTGTCCTGTTCACCACTCTGTGCCCAAGACCTACAAGAGtgtttgacacatagtaggtatacAATTAGTATTTGTCCAAGGGCTGAATGATGGCTTCAGGTTGAACCATCTGTCAGGAATGCCCCTCCCTTGGGTTTTGCTGTGATATGATACTTGAAGGGAAAGAATAAGGTAACTTCAGGAAAGAGCTTTGCAACATTGAAGCAAATCCAGTATGAAATCCCATTCCCATTCATTCACAGAATTCAAACACTGAATAACTGGGGCAAGGTTATTCCTAGCTTAAATGTACAGATCACAAGATAGTATCTCTGAAAGGAAGTGGACTTCATGGGGTGAATCACACTCCAAACATTACTCTGTTTGTTCCAAGGTAATAACTGATACTAGCACAGCGCAGTTGTTCTGTGAACACTTGGTGAAAAAAGTTAAAGGGAACAAACAAATAGGAcattaccaaaaaaattttttttgtaaggtTTTCATTCATTGATCCAAACAGATGTCAAtgtcctttcctcttttcctcttcacttgtCCACTCTAGCCATTACAGTTATTGCAATGCACTCCATCTTTGTACTTCATAAGTCTCTCATGCTTTAGGATGTAGCCTAACAGGTCTCTCAACTCTAGACTGAATGAAGCCTGAAATTTCATGTCATTTTTGAACAAGCAATGAACTGGGTCTAGGGTAGAAATTGAAATGGGGGGTCTTGAAAgagcaaatattcttttttttttttattggagtcaaatcgctttacaatgttctgttagtttctgctgtacagtgaagtgaatcagctatatgtatacctatatcccctccctcttggacctccctcccatccaccaccccatcccacccatctaagtCATCACAGAACAcagagcagagctccctgtgctatatagcaggttcccactgctatctattttacacatggtagtgtacttatgtcaaacctaatctcccaattcgtcccaccctccccttacccctctgtgtccacatgtctgttctctacatctatgtctctattcctgccctataaataggttcatctgtaccatttttctagattccacatttatgcgttagtatacgatatttgtttttctctttctggcttactttactctgtatgacagactcgaggtccatccacatctctacaaatgacccaatttcattcctttttatggctgagtaatattccattgtacatatgtaccacatcttctttatccattcatctatcgttggacatttaggttgtttccatgtcctggctattgtaaatagtgctgcaatgaacattggggtacatgtgtccttttgagttatggttttctcagggtatatgcccagtagtgggaatgctgggtcatatggtagttctatttttagttttttaaggaacctccatactgttctccatagtggctgtatcaatttacattcccaccaacagtgcaagaggattcccttttctccacaccctctccagcatttattgtttgtagattttgtgatgatggccattctgaccggtgtaaggtgatacctcattgtagttttgattttcatttctctaataattagtgatgttgagcatcttttcatgtgcctcttggccatctgtatgtctttggtgaaatgtctatttaggtctttttaattgggttgttcatttttttgatattcaggtccatgagctatttgtatattttggagattaatcctttgtctgctgctttgtttgcaaatattttctcccattctgagggttgttttttcatcttgtttatggtttcctttgctgtgcaaaagcttttaagtttcattaggacccatttgtttatttttgtttttattttcattactctaggaggtgggtcagaaaagatcttgcaaATATTCTTAATAACAAACTTTTCCAGACCTATGTTTTTGTCCAGACTATCATTTTAATACCGCAAGAATACAAAGGCTATGAATTAGCTCAGTGGAATCCAAGAAAGAGAGGAAGTggtcacattttcatttaatcAGGGAGTTGCCAACTAAGTTGACTTCTTTGGTGATGGTGTGAGGAACACAGGACAGGGCTCTGGCCTGCCACTGCCACCGTCTACCTGTTGACCTTTGGGCAAGGTGGCTTGGCATATACAACTAACGTATACATGAAGAAGAATCCTGGGGGTTTATTCTGAGCTCCAGTGAGCCACAGGATCCAGTGAACGTAGGAAAGCAGTCTGTGAAAAAGACTAGTTTCTGCCCAATAATGAAGATTTAATTCAACTGAGGAATCCACCTATCACTTTTGTCTGCTTTTTATATTGAGGTTTCAGTGAAAATGTTATTTGCTAAGAAGATTCTGTAGATCAGATTGTCTCAGGATTACCCTTCATTCTAACATAGTCTCTGATTGTTTGTCATTCCTGTGGCCATTTGATTACAAAATTGTTTCCACTACTAGAGAACCATTCAGGCTCTACAGGAGACAGACCAATCAATTTGCTGCTCCATCTCCGGCAAATTACTTATCTAGTAAAAAACTCATGGCTGAAGTTTGAGCTCTCTGTGAATTTTAATCACCTTATCAGAAATTGTGTGGTAATAGTAATTTTAGCTCTTGCCATTTGAGTTTCACTAAAAATCGTATTTGTGTCTGCTCCAAGAGAAACATACATATCATCTTTAATAGGTCTATATATTAACTGAAATGTGCGCATGAGCTGCTGGATGGATCTGCCAAATAGGGACATTGCTCACTCCACCTTGTCATCATGCAGGCTTGCACAGCGCCGTGTGTTCATCTCTCTCACAAAGCTCTCCTGCaccatttttatccttttatttatgGGAATTGACTAATCAGATAAAAGCAAGCCATCTCCCAGTTATAAATCCCTACTATAAAATCCACAGTATCCATGACCCAAATCCCAAATGTCCAGAAAGCTGTTATATGAATTAGAAGACTACTTCGCAAGCAAGTTCATAATCATGCacatgaagaaaggaaaataaataagatttaccTTTCAATGTGATGCCCTAATCCTAGTGTCTAAGTAGAAGAAACCAATCAGCATTTTTTCAAATTTGTAGTTAGTGGGAGGCCTCTTTTCTAgccatatttatttctaaatatacaaaaaaaaaaaaaaagtcaaaagcatCTATGTGTACTCATTTAAAGAGCTACTGTAAAGgtgcttagaatattgtttttcCGGTAGTTTATCCCAGTTTATCTGGATGTTCCCTTTATATAACCTCCTCGTGTCTAAATCTGCTCCCTCTTCAAATTTGCCAAATCCTCATCCTCAGTTTGATGAATACAGAAGATTTTCTGCCTACTCATCCTTGAAATTTCCAGCAGTTTTATTAATAGCTTTAATTCTAAAGCACTCCTCTAACTGTTCTCTCAGAGGACCCATAAGGATATCGCTGTCTCTTTACAGTCTGAGAAGACACTCTACAATATTTGCACCCATCGCTTTTGGTTTAGAATGCTTTAGGAGAAGAGCCTGTAGCATTTACAGGTCAGTGATATTCTGCCAAAGCTTTCCTCTGCTTTCTTAGCCAGTTCAAAGTTTACAACAGAATTTGTTTTGAATTGGGCAACAAAGGATTCCATTTTTACATCAGTCGGCTTTGTCTTCCTCCATTTGAGTTGTTTTTATGTGGAATTGAACATTAACTAAAACAGTTCACTTTTTTCTTAAAACCTCACAGAAGAGTAATTTCCCCAAAGACTAAATTACTACATAAAAACACTATCATCAGCACAGCTGACCGACTGATGTTGTTCTGATAAATTAGAATGCTGCATCTGGTTTATTTGAAAGGGGCACATGTGACTCCCCTGAATCTTGAACAGAAATTCCTGCCACCAGGCCTGCTCATGAGATCTGTATAGTGTCTGCTGGTGAGTCCTCCGATTACCAAAGTAAGACAGAGAGCTTTTCAGCCTTATTCGGTCAGGTTTTAGGTCCAGTTGATACTTAGATGCCTATGACGTCAATTCCTTTTCCATATCCTAGTACAGTGAAAATTGTTTTCCTGAGAGCTTTTAATATGTATATGCAAAGTGTAATTTTGGCTAATGTAAGAGACTGTAAATCACCTGAGCTGCAATTCATCTGGAATGATGTCACTAAAACATGGACTTCCCACATTTGTAGCAGAACACGGACCAGCCAAGAAGTGTTTCCACTAACTTATAATAAATGTTCTCTCTGcatgtgcattttttaaatttagaacttaaaatgatatttttacatGGAAGACTAGGATATGGTAATGTACCCCTCCGTGATTTGTAGTGGCCATGTTTCccttgggagggaaggaggcagggtggTGTGCTGGTAGATGTTGAATAATTGGCTCCCTGGCAAAACtatgcacacacgtacacacacacaaacatgcatacATGCATGTAGTAGAAACTGTTCTGATACAAAAGGGGTGTAGCACACTCTTCACAAATAACACTAAAATATACAGTACCTTTTATTATAAATTCCATATACTGTAACTAATTGATTCTCAGAGActgcttttgttcatttttgttgaaTTCTTGTATGTACAGCAACTTGGGGTTTCAGTTTCAACCATAATTTAACACACAGAATTGATCCCAGTCCACtaactcttttctaaataatttttcatcCTTAAATCTGATACGTGATCTGTTGTTAAAGTATTTTTCACCCTAGTACAAATTATATTCATTAAACTGAAGCCTGTTTCAGCCTTAGCGCGAGTTACGTCTGAACTTTACTGGTTTGTCAGTGATGGGAGCAATTTTGCTGAACTGGATAATAGTTTTTGACTGCATGAAGAGTATTTACCAATTTTTTTGTGCTATTGATAATGTAATAGCTAAGGACATGACACTCTTTTAAGCTGAATCTGTAGTATTAACATTTCCCTGTCTTGAGGACAATCAACAAAATTAAGTCAAGTTCTGATTTATAGCATTTTCCAATTTCTGTGCTGTAAATACTCCTATCATGGccagtttcaagctaccaatgtgatgTCACTAAACAGGGTTGGTAAGAGATCCTTAGTAGCACAGCATTATGTAGTGTGAAAACCCTGTAGATAcaacaaatgttttaaataaccttaaaaaaaattaatcgtaaaatgtagaaaataattacaaagtgATGATTTTGAGTATTTGTTACCtttgttttttcatataaattattaatttgtaGGTTTATATACATACTTTAAGTTTTAATTGTGACTGTGGTTAAAAACTAGtatataaaactcctaaaaatttaacaaacatCTCCCACACCCCAGTAGGACCCCAGTAGGAGTTGCCTCCAGTCTACCACTGAAGGTATAGAATAgaagctttccctagtctactgCGTTTGTGATAAGTAGATTAGAGATTTCCATTTTTCCCCTTAGGCCATTTTTTAATAGAGGATTAAAAGCTCAATGGAATTTTATCTTTTCCCCTAAGAAGAATTTGAGggagatataaaatatttataccaAAGTTACTAGTGTTTTTTTATGGAAAGGTTTCAAATACTGAATGTAGATTGTTCTTTAAGCATCATTgagatataaaatgtatttggaaaGGGAATAATCAAGATGTCTAAAACTCACTTAagtatttgcatttctatattataatttctaaaatatgctGTGAACTTCTCTATCTTGGTAAACAGAAGGAAGTAGACCCAAGCAGAATTAAGTAGTAAGAGGTCGCCACCATAAACAGAGTATTTCTAATTCAGAATTATTCAGCAATGCACTTAGGGGCTGTTGAGGGAATAGGACATTAGTCCTTTTTTCCCATGGTCCTGAACGTCCCTCCTTGTACAAATGCTCAATCTTCTCTTTCAGTAATTACTGGATATTGATATTAGATCTGTTTGGCACAGTCCTTTtgctccctttctcttcctcagtcCCTCAACTCTTTCTAATCTGCTCTCTGCAGCCCACTGGTCCTACAGGATCCCtacattttttcctatttgttgAGTATGAGAGAACTGAGTTGCAAGGAAAATTAATCTTTGCAATTGTTAGAAAGTAACATTAACCAGTGAGTAAAATTAAGTGAGGAAGCAGCCTCTGCAACAGAATAAAGCACATGGCCCTTGCTTCTTAGAGCAGTGCTTCTTGACATATGGATCACCTtggaatcttgttaaaattcagattctcttCACTAGTTCTGTGATCCTGCatgtctaacaagttcccagtgGATGCCAATACAGGTGGGCAGCCTCTAAGATATCTCCCAATAAACCCCCTCTCTCCTGGGATCTACATCCTTGTGTAGTTCCCTGCCCTTGCGTGCAGACTGGACCTATTGACTAGTTTCTCAGGAATAGAATATGACAAAGATGatgggatgtcacttctgagaaAAGGTTACAAAAAGACTGTGCTTTCTGTCTTGGGTATACTCTCCCACTTGCTC containing:
- the LURAP1L gene encoding leucine rich adaptor protein 1-like — its product is MDDGPLPDLRDIELKLGRKVPESLVRSLRGEEPVPQERDRDPAGGSSGGGGGGGGCSSSSSSCSFPLSLSSSSSSSPTSGSPPPSHSSSALERLETKLHLLRQEMVNLRATDGRLMRQLLLINESIESIKWMIEEKATITSRGSSLSGSLCSLLESQSTSLYGSYNSLHDGSDGLDGISVGSYLDTLADDVPGHQTPSDLDHFSDNSVIGDAHALHKRPKLDSEYYCFG